In Synergistota bacterium, one genomic interval encodes:
- a CDS encoding serine/threonine protein phosphatase: MESFLRLLKNIKEVLLKDIEDPDRLTFNIDEARLFGKLAVIPPRGVLFVVGDIHGEQDSLEEILDFIFSGFDRSRDHILFLGDYVDRGNEGLEVIERLFELKLSLGKRLVLLRGNHEDLGMNRFYGFLSELYWKLGPEVQKFYTELKSIYDLLPVCAYVPQKLILVHGGAPVPPISLKDIAKGEGEYQLLWNDPLDEDYIPRGGETKAFSEEDLDAFLKLVDARFMVRGHQFPGEKGHKIFSNRLLSIFSARYGFEGAKLCLLKVDLSKDINNISQLIEGLHLL; the protein is encoded by the coding sequence ATGGAGAGCTTCTTGAGGTTGCTCAAAAATATTAAAGAGGTTCTTTTAAAAGATATAGAGGATCCTGATAGGTTAACTTTTAATATAGACGAAGCGAGATTGTTTGGAAAACTAGCAGTCATTCCACCCAGGGGTGTTCTTTTTGTTGTTGGTGATATTCATGGCGAGCAGGATTCTCTGGAAGAAATACTTGATTTTATTTTTAGCGGTTTTGATAGGAGTAGGGATCACATCCTTTTTTTAGGGGATTATGTTGATAGAGGAAATGAGGGACTCGAGGTTATTGAAAGGCTCTTTGAGCTGAAGCTAAGTTTGGGTAAAAGATTGGTTCTGCTTAGGGGGAATCATGAAGATTTAGGTATGAATAGATTTTATGGTTTTTTATCGGAGCTTTATTGGAAGCTTGGTCCAGAGGTGCAGAAGTTTTATACGGAGCTTAAGAGTATATATGATCTTTTGCCGGTATGTGCTTATGTTCCGCAAAAGCTTATATTAGTTCATGGAGGAGCTCCTGTACCTCCTATTAGCTTAAAAGATATCGCAAAAGGGGAAGGAGAATATCAACTTCTGTGGAACGATCCTTTGGATGAGGACTATATTCCAAGAGGCGGAGAAACTAAAGCCTTCTCAGAAGAGGATCTCGATGCCTTTCTAAAGTTGGTTGATGCTAGGTTTATGGTGAGAGGGCATCAATTTCCTGGGGAGAAGGGACACAAGATATTCTCTAATAGGCTTCTTTCTATTTTTTCAGCGCGATATGGCTTTGAAGGTGCAAAATTGTGTTTACTTAAAGTTGACCTGTCAAAAGATATTAATAATATATCTCAGTTAATAGAGGGGCTCCATTTATTGTGA
- a CDS encoding acyl-CoA dehydratase activase, with protein sequence MRAYLGVDIGSVSTNIVAMSEDYEILSAIYIRTAGRPINALLEGLKMLERDVRGFEICGVGTTGSARFLAGVIVGADMIKNEITAHAIAAIHEVPDVRTVFEIGGQDSKIIIIRDGVVVDFAMNTVCAAGTGSFLDHQAQRLGIEIERFGEYALKSKNPVRIAGRCTVFAESDMIHKQQMGYAVEDIIAGLCEALVRNYLANVAKGKDLRPPYVFQGGVAANLGIRKAFEKELGSPVYIPKYFNVMGALGMAILVKRLVEEEAIKTSFRGFQVVEEKFNTRSFECDGCPNRCEVVVIYRGLEPLACWGDRCGRWQNKFGRGRLNGELLEVAQKY encoded by the coding sequence ATGAGGGCTTACCTTGGAGTAGATATAGGCTCTGTTAGTACTAATATAGTTGCCATGTCAGAAGATTATGAGATTCTTTCTGCTATTTACATAAGGACGGCTGGAAGGCCTATAAATGCTTTACTTGAGGGCTTGAAGATGCTTGAAAGAGACGTAAGGGGTTTTGAGATTTGTGGTGTAGGTACTACTGGTAGTGCAAGGTTTCTTGCTGGAGTTATAGTAGGAGCTGATATGATAAAAAACGAGATAACTGCTCATGCTATTGCTGCTATACATGAGGTTCCAGATGTAAGAACTGTTTTTGAAATAGGTGGTCAAGACTCCAAAATAATAATTATAAGAGATGGAGTAGTCGTTGACTTTGCCATGAATACTGTTTGTGCTGCAGGTACAGGTTCTTTTCTTGATCATCAGGCTCAGAGGTTAGGTATAGAGATAGAACGTTTTGGGGAGTATGCCCTTAAAAGTAAGAACCCTGTTAGGATAGCTGGTCGATGTACGGTTTTTGCAGAGTCTGATATGATTCATAAGCAGCAAATGGGGTATGCTGTTGAGGATATAATAGCAGGGCTTTGTGAGGCCCTTGTTAGAAACTATCTTGCTAATGTTGCAAAGGGTAAGGATTTAAGACCGCCCTATGTTTTTCAAGGAGGCGTGGCAGCTAACCTTGGGATAAGAAAGGCATTTGAAAAGGAATTAGGTTCTCCAGTTTATATTCCCAAGTATTTCAATGTTATGGGGGCTTTGGGTATGGCTATTTTGGTTAAGAGGCTTGTTGAAGAGGAAGCTATAAAAACCTCTTTTAGGGGCTTTCAGGTAGTAGAAGAGAAGTTTAATACGAGGTCCTTTGAGTGTGACGGTTGTCCTAATAGGTGTGAAGTTGTTGTTATATATAGGGGTTTAGAGCCTTTGGCTTGCTGGGGAGATAGATGTGGTAGATGGCAGAATAAATTTGGAAGAGGAAGGTTAAATGGAGAGCTTCTTGAGGTTGCTCAAAAATATTAA
- a CDS encoding ACT domain-containing protein yields MSKAVVTVMGVDRVGIVAGISSLLAQYNVNIEDISQTIMQGIFVMAMIVDISKMSCSFSDLKRALEDRGKELGVEVLLQREEIFRAMHRI; encoded by the coding sequence TTGTCAAAGGCTGTTGTCACGGTTATGGGAGTGGATAGAGTTGGAATAGTAGCTGGAATATCAAGTTTGCTTGCTCAATATAATGTTAATATTGAAGATATAAGTCAGACTATAATGCAGGGAATATTTGTAATGGCAATGATAGTTGATATATCGAAGATGTCTTGTTCTTTCTCTGATCTTAAAAGAGCTTTAGAAGACAGGGGCAAGGAGTTAGGAGTAGAGGTTTTGCTTCAGCGAGAGGAAATCTTTAGGGCTATGCACAGGATATGA
- a CDS encoding PFL family protein has translation MKRNFISLEEIIETIQMVKKEKLDIRTITMGISLLDCCGRDPREVVEKVYKKVTVVAKDLVRVVREVEEEYGIPIVNSRISLTPLSLITANFSESELIELGKTLEVAANEVKVDFIGGFGALVEKGMTKWEERLISVIPEVLSSTEKVCSFVNVASTRAGINIDGVNLCAKVVKRSAELTATKDGIGAAKFVVFANAPSDNPFMAGAFHGIQEGESCINVGISGPGVIKAVVEDLKDVDFRTLANEIKKAAFKVTVAGELLGREIAKRLGIPFGIVDLSLAPTPNPGDSVAEIIEAMGIERCGLPGTTAALALLNDAVKKGGVMASSSVGGLSGAFIPVGEDAEMAHCASQGKISLGKLEAMTCVCSVGLDMIAIPGNTPEEIIACIIADEMAIGVINSKTTGVRLIPVPGKGVGEKAVWGGLLGEAPILPVEIGNVGLFIRRGGRIPPPLISFNN, from the coding sequence ATGAAAAGAAACTTTATTTCGTTAGAGGAGATAATTGAAACGATTCAAATGGTTAAAAAGGAAAAGCTTGATATAAGAACTATTACAATGGGAATTTCTCTTTTAGATTGTTGTGGAAGAGATCCAAGGGAAGTTGTGGAAAAGGTTTATAAAAAGGTAACTGTTGTAGCTAAGGATCTTGTTAGGGTGGTTAGAGAGGTTGAAGAGGAATACGGTATTCCTATAGTTAATTCTAGGATATCATTGACACCCTTGTCCCTGATAACTGCTAATTTTAGCGAAAGCGAGCTTATTGAGCTTGGAAAAACATTGGAAGTTGCAGCAAATGAGGTTAAGGTTGATTTTATCGGAGGCTTTGGAGCTCTTGTTGAAAAAGGTATGACAAAGTGGGAGGAGAGGCTTATAAGCGTGATTCCTGAGGTTTTATCTTCTACTGAGAAGGTTTGTTCGTTTGTTAACGTAGCTTCAACGAGGGCTGGTATAAACATAGATGGTGTTAATCTTTGTGCTAAAGTTGTAAAAAGATCAGCGGAATTGACAGCTACGAAGGATGGAATAGGTGCGGCTAAGTTTGTTGTTTTTGCTAATGCTCCTTCCGATAATCCTTTTATGGCAGGAGCCTTTCATGGGATTCAGGAGGGGGAGAGCTGTATTAACGTAGGTATTAGTGGGCCTGGTGTTATAAAAGCGGTTGTTGAAGATCTTAAGGATGTTGATTTTAGGACTCTTGCAAATGAAATAAAAAAAGCTGCCTTTAAAGTTACAGTGGCAGGGGAGCTTTTGGGCAGGGAAATAGCGAAGAGATTGGGGATCCCCTTTGGTATAGTTGATCTCTCCCTTGCTCCTACTCCTAATCCGGGTGATAGTGTAGCAGAGATAATAGAAGCTATGGGCATAGAGAGATGTGGTCTTCCAGGGACGACGGCAGCTTTAGCTTTACTTAATGATGCAGTTAAAAAAGGCGGTGTTATGGCTTCTTCCTCAGTTGGTGGTTTAAGCGGGGCTTTTATTCCTGTAGGTGAGGATGCAGAAATGGCACACTGTGCCTCTCAAGGCAAGATAAGTTTAGGGAAGCTTGAAGCCATGACGTGTGTGTGTTCTGTTGGCCTTGATATGATAGCGATACCTGGTAATACACCGGAAGAGATAATAGCTTGTATAATAGCTGATGAAATGGCTATAGGAGTTATTAATTCAAAGACAACAGGGGTAAGACTTATTCCTGTGCCTGGAAAGGGAGTAGGAGAGAAAGCCGTGTGGGGAGGTTTATTAGGGGAAGCTCCGATTTTGCCTGTTGAGATAGGGAATGTGGGACTTTTTATAAGACGTGGAGGAAGAATTCCTCCACCTTTGATAAGCTTTAATAATTAG